A region of Nocardioides sp. JS614 DNA encodes the following proteins:
- a CDS encoding TadE/TadG family type IV pilus assembly protein, with product MFASLYRRSRDERGSVTIQMVFLMPALFLLMFLGLQGALYYHAKQVALAAAQEGAREAGSETGTRDAGVATANTFLQDAGGSDVMTSTSVSGSRTTTTATITVTGKSMSVIPGWHVTVTQSASVPVERLTE from the coding sequence ATGTTCGCCAGCCTCTACCGCCGCAGCCGGGACGAGCGCGGGTCGGTGACCATCCAGATGGTCTTCCTGATGCCCGCGCTGTTCCTGCTGATGTTCCTCGGCCTCCAAGGCGCCCTGTACTACCACGCGAAGCAGGTAGCGCTCGCGGCCGCGCAGGAGGGCGCCCGTGAGGCGGGCAGCGAGACCGGCACCCGCGATGCCGGTGTGGCCACGGCGAACACGTTCCTCCAGGACGCCGGAGGCTCCGACGTGATGACCTCCACCAGCGTCTCCGGATCACGGACCACGACCACGGCCACGATCACCGTGACGGGCAAGTCCATGAGCGTCATCCCCGGCTGGCACGTGACCGTCACCCAGAGCGCCAGCGTCCCGGTCGAGAGGCTCACCGAATGA
- a CDS encoding type II secretion system F family protein, producing MSTAFLPAVFGALIVIGLIGMVYALIPAPPEPPRPARTVTPFGRLGNWFVRLDRRTRMLMVGGAMAGLLVALVTGWVIAIVLVPAGIVGIPLLLTPPPAAASIEKLEALEEWTRSLSGKLTAGQSLRSALIKSLQSAPAPIEREVGLMVSRLWNNTASTEDVLRAFAEDLNDSTGDVVASQLILAASGRGQAGLSKALDALAETVASDVRARRQIAADQAKPRTTARTVTVITLGVLGMLAFTGDYIEPYGSPLGQVILAVLLSAYVATLLWMRRMAVAKPLPRFLDLQARNAHRAAQRTAPGEKEGALA from the coding sequence ATGAGCACTGCGTTCCTGCCCGCCGTCTTCGGTGCGCTCATCGTCATCGGTCTGATCGGGATGGTCTACGCGCTAATCCCCGCGCCGCCGGAGCCGCCGCGGCCCGCCCGGACCGTCACCCCGTTCGGGCGGCTGGGGAACTGGTTCGTCCGGCTCGACCGGCGCACCCGGATGCTGATGGTCGGCGGTGCCATGGCTGGCCTCCTGGTCGCGCTGGTGACCGGCTGGGTGATCGCGATCGTGCTCGTCCCGGCCGGGATCGTCGGTATCCCGCTGTTGCTGACGCCCCCGCCGGCGGCCGCGAGCATCGAGAAGCTCGAGGCGCTCGAGGAGTGGACGCGGTCCCTGTCGGGCAAGCTGACCGCCGGCCAGTCCCTGCGCTCGGCGCTCATTAAGTCCCTGCAGTCCGCGCCGGCGCCGATCGAGCGCGAGGTCGGACTGATGGTCTCCCGGTTGTGGAACAACACCGCCAGCACCGAGGACGTGCTGCGCGCCTTCGCCGAGGACCTCAACGACTCCACCGGCGACGTCGTCGCCAGCCAGCTGATCCTTGCCGCCAGCGGCCGCGGCCAGGCCGGACTGTCGAAGGCCTTGGACGCCCTCGCTGAGACCGTCGCCTCCGACGTGCGCGCTCGCCGCCAGATTGCCGCCGACCAGGCCAAGCCCCGCACCACCGCCCGCACCGTCACCGTGATCACCCTCGGTGTGCTGGGCATGCTCGCCTTCACCGGGGACTACATCGAGCCCTACGGGTCCCCGCTGGGCCAGGTCATCCTCGCCGTCCTGCTCTCGGCCTACGTGGCCACGCTGCTGTGGATGCGCCGGATGGCTGTCGCCAAGCCGCTCCCGCGGTTCCTCGACCTCCAGGCCCGCAACGCCCACCGCGCCGCCCAGCGCACGGCACCGGGCGAGAAGGAAGGAGCGCTCGCATGA
- a CDS encoding TadE/TadG family type IV pilus assembly protein, translating into MTRQTRRTSARRRRRDERGSVAIEAAIGVPAFGLFVAMIILGGRVEMAKQSVDAAAYEAARAASIERTQSEAITSGKSAATSSLHDQGLQCTTTNITINAAAFNAPLGTTAQVTATVTCKVDVADLSIPGLPGTRTITATASSPVDAYRERR; encoded by the coding sequence ATGACCAGGCAGACGAGGCGGACCAGCGCACGCCGCCGGCGCCGGGACGAGCGCGGGTCGGTGGCCATCGAGGCCGCGATCGGTGTCCCGGCCTTCGGCCTGTTCGTGGCGATGATCATCCTCGGCGGCCGCGTGGAGATGGCCAAGCAGTCCGTGGACGCAGCCGCCTACGAGGCGGCACGAGCGGCCTCCATCGAGCGAACTCAGAGCGAGGCCATCACCTCCGGCAAGTCCGCGGCCACCAGCAGCCTGCACGACCAGGGCCTGCAGTGCACGACCACCAACATCACGATCAACGCTGCGGCCTTCAACGCCCCGCTGGGAACCACCGCCCAGGTCACCGCCACCGTGACCTGCAAGGTCGACGTGGCGGACCTGAGCATCCCCGGCCTGCCCGGCACCCGGACGATCACCGCCACCGCCAGCAGCCCCGTCGACGCCTACCGGGAGCGCCGATGA
- a CDS encoding type II secretion system F family protein, producing MTGLQIALASGTLIGLALALLVWRIAPSDPDLVDALDRLSPDHVVPRRNTPGLDVDTGTGSAVDRIGLWAMKNLPGGAWAHTPRKDLAILQISETRFYGEKVVWAALGLIMPPLLAAFFTLIGLPLPFAIPTLGSLALAALFWFMPNYNAADDAKKARIEFSRALGAYIDMVATGVRDGSSGQQALRSAAEVGDKWVFKRIESELRRARYMTRAPWDSLHGLADELAVPELDDLADIMQQSGQDGAQIYNNLRARAAALRSAMLSAEVGKANATSERMYIPASLLGIVFMAILVTPSLLRFTT from the coding sequence ATGACCGGCTTGCAGATCGCGCTCGCCAGCGGCACCCTCATCGGACTGGCCCTCGCCCTGCTCGTATGGCGCATCGCGCCCTCCGACCCCGACCTGGTCGACGCGCTGGACCGTCTCTCACCTGACCACGTCGTGCCCCGCCGCAACACTCCCGGCCTCGACGTCGACACCGGCACCGGCTCGGCGGTCGATCGGATCGGCTTGTGGGCGATGAAGAACCTGCCCGGCGGCGCCTGGGCCCACACGCCTCGCAAGGACCTGGCCATCCTGCAGATCAGCGAGACCCGGTTCTACGGCGAGAAGGTCGTCTGGGCTGCGCTCGGCCTGATCATGCCGCCGCTGCTGGCCGCCTTCTTCACTCTGATCGGCCTTCCGCTGCCGTTCGCCATTCCGACGCTCGGCTCGCTGGCCCTGGCAGCCCTGTTCTGGTTCATGCCCAACTACAACGCCGCCGACGATGCCAAGAAGGCCCGCATCGAGTTCAGCCGCGCCCTGGGCGCCTACATCGACATGGTGGCCACCGGCGTCCGCGACGGATCCAGCGGCCAGCAGGCGCTGCGCTCGGCAGCCGAGGTCGGCGACAAGTGGGTCTTCAAGCGGATCGAGAGCGAGCTGCGCCGCGCCCGCTACATGACCCGCGCACCCTGGGACTCCCTGCACGGTCTCGCCGACGAGCTCGCCGTCCCCGAGCTCGATGACCTCGCCGACATCATGCAGCAGTCCGGCCAGGACGGAGCCCAGATCTACAACAACCTCCGGGCCCGCGCCGCCGCACTCCGCTCGGCGATGCTCAGCGCCGAGGTCGGCAAGGCCAACGCCACCTCCGAGCGCATGTACATCCCAGCCAGCCTGCTCGGCATCGTCTTCATGGCGATCCTCGTCACCCCCTCCCTGCTCCGCTTCACCACCTGA
- a CDS encoding pilus assembly protein TadG-related protein: MMTARIRSLTTRRSRDERGSISVWFATAALAMIILVGMAVDLGGKVHTQQQARSAAAQAARTGAQEVQGSTAVRGEDLRVDLTAAKTAAMDYLRAAGVEGTVRVVDGDTLIVTTTDTYTSKFLGIIGLDTMQVTGEASARLIRAEGGIER, encoded by the coding sequence ATGATGACCGCCCGCATCCGCAGTCTCACGACGCGGCGCTCGCGTGATGAGCGCGGCTCCATCAGCGTCTGGTTCGCCACCGCAGCACTGGCGATGATCATCCTCGTCGGGATGGCCGTCGACCTCGGCGGCAAGGTCCACACCCAGCAGCAAGCCCGCAGCGCTGCCGCCCAGGCCGCCCGCACCGGCGCCCAGGAGGTTCAGGGCTCGACCGCAGTCCGCGGCGAGGACCTCCGCGTCGACCTCACCGCCGCCAAGACGGCCGCCATGGACTATCTCCGCGCCGCCGGCGTGGAGGGAACCGTCCGCGTCGTCGACGGCGACACCCTGATCGTCACCACCACCGACACATACACCAGCAAGTTCCTCGGGATCATCGGCCTGGACACAATGCAGGTCACCGGGGAGGCGTCCGCGCGGCTCATCCGCGCCGAAGGAGGCATCGAGAGATGA